The following is a genomic window from Anopheles aquasalis chromosome 3, idAnoAquaMG_Q_19, whole genome shotgun sequence.
ACGGAGGGGAAGTCAAAAGTCTCAGCAGGACGAAATCCCTCAACGGAGGAAGCGACCGATGGTGACTCgtcggacgacgacggagctGGCGCCAACGGCAGCAAACCCAGGGGAAAGAAATCATACGATAAATACGTTAAACCTTATGACGAGGACATGAAGGCGACCTTACTTTGAGTGTGTGATAAGCGAAGCAGCGGAAGAGCAATCGTGCTGATGCTCGCTCGGCCTCGGTCGTTTGTTGATGGCAAAGGGTCGTCTGGTGGCAACCGCAACACCCCCGCCGCTGCGATAACCGATCCGTGCACTCGGGGTAGGGAAAATACCCGCATAACAGGAAGTGCGACGTGCAAATGTGAGATAAAGTTCTGGGTTCTGGCATCTTCCAGGCCTGGTAGGGCGCATTCTTTGTGAAACAATCATGGATAGTACATTTAAGACCTTTTTTTCTCaagtaaaaaataaagactttggttttcaattttcaaaactcAGTGTACTGCTTCGGTACTATTTGCAGTTACATTCCTTTTAATCGAAAGCATGGGACTGGATGAATGTCGATAAATTCAACAAATTCCAAGCAATCACGTGGCGGATTTTCCCGCCGCCGCTCAAGTTCAAACCAACCGACAGCAACCGACAGCATCGATGCTGTCAGTCGTCCTTAGACATTTTGACAGCAACCAGCTggccaacgaaaacaacacgTCCACAAATCCGCAATGAAAAGCCTGCAGATCTCCGAGATTGTAATTAAGGTAGGAAAAGCCGAATCAATCCTCGAGGACATGCACTAACTGTCCACCATTTCAGCGGATAACGGCGATCAAGGAACCGGTCACCGCACAGCTGCACGGAGTTTCTGGCGGAGATGGTGTGCTCACCGTGCTCGGGTTCAGCAAAACGGAAGCGCCAGGTGGCGTAGGCGAGGCGGTGGAACATCCGAATCTCCCTTGCCGGATCGAACGAACCGGGTGGCTCCGGATCGGCCCGTGTGACGATGCGGAAACGTTCATGAGCGGCGCAGCCGGAGAGGCCAgttccgttttgctgcttctaCCGACTCCTGGAGATGCTCAATCGCTGGAGGCGTTTTTCTACGAAAACAACCGACTGAAGACGGTCCCGTTTAAGATCATTCTGGAGGGGCAGCTATTCCGCGAGCTGTTTGTCCTACGCCTGCGGTGCACCGTGTCACTGGTGTGTGAGCAATCGGAGAAATCGGTTACCGAAAATGCGGTGCGATTGCGGAAGCATTTCGAAACGGGATGTGTGGCATTCCGGGTTCCCGCTGCGCCAGACGTTCTGCTAAGCCAGCAGCGTGTGCAGGGAGTGCGGGCCGATGAGAGTGTCGAAGCACTATACGGCCTGGTGACGGCTCCAACCGCTGAACGGGACGACGGATTCGGTGTACCGGGAGTTCCGGTGAAAGCGTCCAAGAAAGCGACCAATCAAGAGAAGTCCATCCTAACGGGATACCGGGTGATCGATGTGGAGACGCTGATGCGCAAATCGAACCACGAGTGGGACATGCAGCTACGCCGGGAAGCATGCAACGTTACGATCGACAACCGGAACGAGGGACAGATTGTGCAGATACCGATACAGCTGGACTTCCTCACTGTTGCCCACGGTAGCACAAAGATGCAGGATCTGCATCGCTATCTGGCGCACAGTGCTGTCCGATCGTTCGAGCTCATCGAGCAGGCATTGCTAGAGCAGCTGCGGGAGCAGAAGCGTTGCTACGCTTCAAAGTGCTTTCACTTTATGCCACGCGAATTGGGTCACTTCGTGACGTGTGTCTACTCGGTTGGCGATGAACCGTCGGAATCGGATGCGTACTTGCAGCGGAAGCGGGCCGCATTGCACAAGGAGTTTTTCCTCCCAGCGAATAGACCCTACTTCCGTAAGGGTAATGCTTATCGTTTCCAATCGAGCGGCATTTTACAGAATCCTCACCAAACGTTGGCCGTTCCTTGTAAGTAGCTGTTCAGCTCGTTCTATTCATCAATCTAATTAATCGTTTCCTTGCCCCTTTTCGTAGATCCCGACGGTGTGACGGCGGTGGTTGATGGTATCTACacgtaccatcattatatgcAGGATAACTTCGATGATAAGGGCTGGGGCTGTGCGTACCGCTCCCTACAAACGCTCATTTCTTGGTTCAATCTGCAGGGCTACAGTACAGGACCACCGACGATACCCACGCACACGGAGATTCAAAAGTGTTTGGTCCGAGTCGGTGACAAGCAGCAGGGCTTTGTCGGGTCACGCCAGTGGATCGGTTCGACGGAGGTGTCCATCTGCCTGAACGAGTTCGTCGGGGTCGATTCTCGCATCATGCACGTTTCGTCTGGTGCGGAGCTCGCGATGCGTGGCCGCGAGTTGGTTCACCATTTCCAGATACAAGGCACTCCGATtatgatcggtggtggtgtgctggcgcACACAATACTCGGTGTGTCGGTCGATGCTGACGACGAGGGGCGCACAAAGTTCCTCATTCTCGATCCACACTACACCGGAGCGGACGAACTGGGCACGGTACTGTCGAAGGGTTGGTGTGGCTGGAAGGGAGGAGAGTTCTGGGACAAAACTTCGTACTACAACCTATGCATGCcccagcggccagcgatggTGTGAGGTGGGTGCGACGAAGACACGGTTGACTGTTGAGCGGCTGTGGGAACAAAGGTTTATGCGTACTGTTGCCGTTTCATATGATTTTTAATAAAGATTATTTACACTTTTCCTTATATTACACTCCTTTGGTAACAGCTGTTTCGAAGGCTTTCACTGATACTTGAACTAACACTCGGTATTCGATTAATCTCCTTGCGTTCGGTTATGGTTCACCTCAGAAACACGGCTAACAGCGTGCGGCCATGGTCTGCTACTAAAGAATCTGATGTAACACATTCGTCCACTACGGTTGGTGCTGTAGACAAGTGGCCATCATAAGCGCAGCAGTAACTAAAAGATAAGGATGTTTTGGAAACACAGGGTAGCGTCGTAACACGTACGATTTGTTCTCTTTCGTAAATTTACTTTTGAGCAGCACCTGTAACATGGCACGCACAACGGTATGCTAACCTGAACTGGCACGTGTAGCAGAATTCTTGAATGCTCCGGCGACATGTGACTGGATGGCCTGTTCTCGTTCTGAACACACAAATTAAGACAACTACAAGGACGATCGaataacttttattttttgcggAAGTATCTGTGTGGTACAGAGCGACTCCAATTTCAGTGACTGTTGCGCAATCGCTCAACTCCGAGTAGCACGCGGTCATCGCGGAGACACAAAACAATTCCGCTTCACGTGCTGATGGGCGGTTTCTCTATCGGCAGGGAAGGGCCACCGTGGGATGTCTTTGATATCCACAGCACCAGCGCTCCCTCTTCCGCCGTCGATTGAAGATGTCGTGTGAATTCTCTTTGTCGAGAGTCGAGCAATTCTCACAATAACCTCCAGCCTCGCTAGGATTGGACGCGGGCTGATCATTACAAACATCCTGCattccgaacgaacgatcacGTTCCTTAACCAAAGCAACGGTGCAAACAACTTCGGATGTTGGATGATGCCCCGTTTCGCCCAGCGGTGGCAAGATGGCCGCGTATCACCAAGCGGcggtgttgcgttgcgtgaaaATTTGCAACTTTTTGCCGTGGTGCGTGTTGTATTTTACCGAGCTCATCCGAGCCGATAAGGTGTACCGTTTGGCTTGGTTACCGTGTGCGGTCTTTATCTGCACACGGCCCGGGACCCGGGACCCGGGAGGGTTATATAAGATGGCCAACGTGCGTCAAAGGGGTGTACAGAGCGCATCGGGCAGTCGAACAGAAGAGAAGTGGTTTGCGTGGACGACGAGCGACGAACGCCGTCGACACCCCGTGTTTGTGTCCCTCGGAGAAAGTGTGCTGTTTGAATCGGAATCTGTTGGCAAGTGTTGAGAACGCTTGGGCAAAAGTGTTGGACTTGAATTGGACTTTGGATAGATATACTGAAGAGCGGCGATCCTGTTCCGCGTAGTGTCGGGTTCCGGATTTCAAGATGGTTCCTAGGATAGTGCAGCGATGGGCGgtctgcgtggtggtggtgatggtgctggtcctGGGCGTCAGTGAGGCCAAGAAGTGTGGCGTGATCTGTCGTGTGCGCGATCCACTGCGGATCGGAAACAGCCACGCGCTGAAGGAGTGCCTGTACGAGGTGTACCCGGTGGAGAGCACCCAGAACGCGGATTCCACGGTGTTCCAGAGCGAAAATCGCAACCGGCTGTTCTCGCTGTACGGGGGACCGAGCTCGTGCGAATACTTTGGCAACATGATCGCGACCGCCAAGGGACGCGACACGCTGGTGGAAACGATCGCGAAGCAGCTGCAGAAGAGCGGCTTCAAGGGGCTGGATCTGCAGTGTGATCCGATGCAGGCCCACGTCAGCCAGCACACGTACGCGAGCTTCATCGAGCAGCTGCGCAACTTCCTGGGCAACACCTACGTCATCATGGTGACGCTGCACAGTTGCCAGCCGGATCTGAAGCTGATCGGACAGCTCAACCGATGTGCCGATTACGTCGTGATCAACCAGCACGTTCAGGTAAGCGAAATGGCCCCGGGGGGCGCATCTTATTGGTATTCCACTACATACACTCTCTACCTTCCATCTTCACCGCAGTCATCCACCTTGTCGAACGCACTGTCGCTGGGATTGCAACGGCAACGCATCCTGCTGACCACTCCGTTCCCGTCGCAGCTGAACTGTCCGCTAACCGGAGCGGATCATGCCCTCAGCGAGACACTGAaccacatccagcagcagagtcTGTTCGGTGCGGTCGTGCAGGTTGACCAGGACGATGTGAACAACGTGTGCGGCGAAGGTCCGTACCCGCTGCTGCGCAAGGTACTCGATCATCTGTGCCGTGATGCGGAGTGTAGCTTCCGGGGCTTCGTGCGTGACACCCGTGACTGCGGCCAGTACTACACCTGCGACAATGGCTAGTAAGAACCCTTTGGGTCTGCCGGGTGGACCGGTGCCGCTTTAAGCAGTCTTCCTACATTaccttcttcgctttcttccttcttccacaGCACAACGACACATCATTGCCCGCCGGGACACTCGTTCGATCTGTGCCAGAGCAGCTGCCAGCCGTTCCTGACGGTGAACTGCAACCAGACGACGTGCGTCGTGAGCGGTGCCTTGCCTCCGGGACTGGCGCCCGTCCCTTACCCGATTCCCTTCCCCATCAATCCGACCAACCCTTGCCTCTGCATTGGtggcaacaacaccaacggtggtggcggcaacaatggtggtggtggtggtggcggcaacaacaacaacaatcttgGCAACTGTTCGGTGTGCTGTTGCGATCTTCTAGGGAACTTGACCAAGCTGTTCAACAGCACTCAGATGGCTCAATTTTCCAACTTTATCGATCTCATCGTGAAGATCGGAGTAGATGATCTGGTGAAAACTATTTCCGACTTTATTACTCCGTTGAAACCGCTGCTGAAGCAGCTGGTCGATGCGATCAACGGTTTGCTCATCTCGATCTTGGGCGGAAAGGGCTCAATCGATATCACGAAGGGTACCATGGATGGTTTGAACAAGGATGGTAACATCCTGAGCAACTTGCTTCATACGCTCATAAACCTGCTCAACAGTTTGttgggcggcggcggcggcggtggtaaTCTATTGAACCTAACAGGAGCTGGAGCGTTGAATCTGCTCTCTCCGcctggtgctactggtgctggtgcagttgctggtgctggtggtggtcctggtgctggtcctgGTGCTCCTGGCACACTCCCTAACGTTGCCCAAGCTGCTGTTCCTGGTACTGGCCTTGttaatggtgctggtgccattGCTGGTAGTGTTCGTAAATAAAATTCCAAGTACATGATACAGATCGTTAGATGAAAACCACCCGTCTCGGATGGACCTGTTATACCTCAATGTTTTTGCTTGCTTAGCCCGCTTTCTCCAAATCACTCGCTAGAACGAGAATTGCCTTCAAATAAAGCTCTCTAACTATCCAAACACAACTATTCCTTACTTACCTGTTCTGAACTGCTGTCTTTAGCCCACATAAACAGTTTCTTCGATTACGATGCAGTGCTCGGTATCTTGCTCGATCTGTCGTCACTGTTCAACAGGGAATCCCTGATCACCCTTACGTTGTTCGCATCGGTATTCGtgctatttcttttttccactaAGAAAAGGATCATGAATTCGTTAAAAAACACTGGAGATAATTCAGCGACAATTTGTTTGAcattcaccgaaaaaaaagggagtcgCAGATGATGCATcgtttttcaaacaataaGTCATGGTACCGTGTTCAAGATCATCACCGTCTCAGGACACGACAGCTGGACCACGACGGAACTGAAAATGGCAATCACGGGGGACCGAGCCTGCGAAGCGAAGTTGTAAATGAATCATGGCTCTTCCCCCATGGATtgctgtctgtttgtttgtctcgGATTTGCTGTGGCCGCTGCCGACAGTTCTCAAATTGAAATCACCCTCCGAGCTCACCACTGCTCCCTGCTGTGCACGGACACGGACGATAGCGGCAGGACATGAGCTTAAATATTCATGAATTGGTTCCATTTCATTAAGACGATGCGTTCGCAAGGGGCTCGTCCATTGTGAGCATTGGCGTCCGGGACAGGGAGCCTGGGAGATTTATCGCCAGCGTGCTGGAACAGGGAATAATGGATTCCGtaatggttgtttggttgtgcATGCTTTTTGGGACATAACtccgaaatcgatcgacccCAAATTGCCACCAAATGTGGCGTCAATAGAAGCATCGCATCGGATCCATTTTGAGACATGGAGGGGGCCCCAGTACTTGATACTCATAGCGCGGTAGATCGGTCGAACCATGTGTCTGGAGATGCAATTCACAGCCACGGTCTTATCACACGACTAGTCAAATGGCCACGTTCTCACGTGGGCGCGGCGCATCGGCGAGTCTTTAAAAGCAATAGATCACTCTCGTGTTGGAGTGTTCTTGAGCAATAGCCATTTGGAAGCAGTCTAGTCAGACGATGCTGATCCGGAGCATAGTGTTGGGGTTGGCTTTCGTGCTGGGCACTGGCCAAACATTGGACATCGTTTGTCAGATGCAACTACAACAGCCGATCGGTGTACGGTTGTCTGAGCAGCTTCGTCGTTGCAGGACCTTCATCGTCAATAGTGCACTGTTTGACATCAGCAGGAGTACAATTCTATCCAACGTTGGTAAGTAGCTGGGGCACCTTGGTTCTCCTGTTCCCGGTCGTGTGTTGTACATTGTGCGTTCTTGTTGTCCTTGCGCAGAACTGTCACGGATAAACGAGATGAAGCGGAGCAGTCCGAAGGCGGATGTGCTGCTTACGATCGCGCTACCCCTGAATGTTAGCGCTACCGCCACGCATGGTCCCCTGTCCGAGCGGATTGGCATCGTGCTCCGGGACAATGGGCTCGATGGTGTTGATCTAGACTACGACGTTGCGCCACTCGACGATTACGGGCACATCCGATATGGACAGTTTTTGCGCGCATTGCGATCACTGCTCGGCAGCAAATACCTCGTCAGTACCACGATCGGATGCCAGTCACTGGGTGGATCGAAGCTACTGCTCCAATCGTTCAATGATCAGCTGGATATGGTGAGCGTCATTGGGGTTGATACGGCACCCTCCAGCTTGGGCGAGTCCGGTGAGTTTACCGTGCGAGATTACACCATCGAGCCGATTCGCCAGCTAGTACGGCAGGGCCTGAACGTACAGAAGATCGTGCTCAGCGTGCTAACCGTGGGCATCGTGTTCAATCCAAGCAACTATCGTAACTCGCGCTCGCTGCAACCACGGAACCGCGTTGGGGTGCTATCGTACGGTCAGGTTTGTGAGCTTTTAGGTGACCGCCGGGCAAAGTGTGGTAGCGCGGGCACGGATTCGCTCTGCTCTCTGTTCAGTGGAAAGGGTGCGATCGTGTACGACGATGAGCAGACGGTGGAGCGGCGTACGAACCAGGCGAAACAGCTCGGTGCCCGTggggtgctgatgctgctcaaCTACGACGATGCGGACAATGTCTGTGATCGAGGATCGTACCCGTTGTTCAGGGCACTGTGGAGAACGGCCCAAAGCACTCTGCAGGAAAGGGAGGATGCCGGTGGTTCCGTTTGTGGTCCCGATGGTCGCTACGCCGACACCCAGGATCCGAGT
Proteins encoded in this region:
- the LOC126574717 gene encoding ufm1-specific protease 2 — protein: MKSLQISEIVIKRITAIKEPVTAQLHGVSGGDGVLTVLGFSKTEAPGGVGEAVEHPNLPCRIERTGWLRIGPCDDAETFMSGAAGEASSVLLLLPTPGDAQSLEAFFYENNRLKTVPFKIILEGQLFRELFVLRLRCTVSLVCEQSEKSVTENAVRLRKHFETGCVAFRVPAAPDVLLSQQRVQGVRADESVEALYGLVTAPTAERDDGFGVPGVPVKASKKATNQEKSILTGYRVIDVETLMRKSNHEWDMQLRREACNVTIDNRNEGQIVQIPIQLDFLTVAHGSTKMQDLHRYLAHSAVRSFELIEQALLEQLREQKRCYASKCFHFMPRELGHFVTCVYSVGDEPSESDAYLQRKRAALHKEFFLPANRPYFRKGNAYRFQSSGILQNPHQTLAVPYPDGVTAVVDGIYTYHHYMQDNFDDKGWGCAYRSLQTLISWFNLQGYSTGPPTIPTHTEIQKCLVRVGDKQQGFVGSRQWIGSTEVSICLNEFVGVDSRIMHVSSGAELAMRGRELVHHFQIQGTPIMIGGGVLAHTILGVSVDADDEGRTKFLILDPHYTGADELGTVLSKGWCGWKGGEFWDKTSYYNLCMPQRPAMV
- the LOC126579120 gene encoding uncharacterized protein LOC126579120, encoding MVPRIVQRWAVCVVVVMVLVLGVSEAKKCGVICRVRDPLRIGNSHALKECLYEVYPVESTQNADSTVFQSENRNRLFSLYGGPSSCEYFGNMIATAKGRDTLVETIAKQLQKSGFKGLDLQCDPMQAHVSQHTYASFIEQLRNFLGNTYVIMVTLHSCQPDLKLIGQLNRCADYVVINQHVQSSTLSNALSLGLQRQRILLTTPFPSQLNCPLTGADHALSETLNHIQQQSLFGAVVQVDQDDVNNVCGEGPYPLLRKVLDHLCRDAECSFRGFVRDTRDCGQYYTCDNGYTTTHHCPPGHSFDLCQSSCQPFLTVNCNQTTCVVSGALPPGLAPVPYPIPFPINPTNPCLCIGGNNTNGGGGNNGGGGGGGNNNNNLGNCSVCCCDLLGNLTKLFNSTQMAQFSNFIDLIVKIGVDDLVKTISDFITPLKPLLKQLVDAINGLLISILGGKGSIDITKGTMDGLNKDGNILSNLLHTLINLLNSLLGGGGGGGNLLNLTGAGALNLLSPPGATGAELSRINEMKRSSPKADVLLTIALPLNVSATATHGPLSERIGIVLRDNGLDGVDLDYDVAPLDDYGHIRYGQFLRALRSLLGSKYLVSTTIGCQSLGGSKLLLQSFNDQLDMVSVIGVDTAPSSLGESGEFTVRDYTIEPIRQLVRQGLNVQKIVLSVLTVGIVFNPSNYRNSRSLQPRNRVGVLSYGQVCELLGDRRAKCGSAGTDSLCSLFSGKGAIVYDDEQTVERRTNQAKQLGARGVLMLLNYDDADNVCDRGSYPLFRALWRTAQSTLQEREDAGGSVCGPDGRYADTQDPSVYYTYQDGRFHQHRCKDGEQFNNVLAMCIEQMKPKLNPVDDEESATDESPRDSSEPTTPYRQNSMVESVQTATFPPSAPETDAVEPLSQTTLERMVSYLNGIIERALALVQRLEHLEALSGARTQSVIQSDADDGGMPGENVQELLSFM